The Methanocella arvoryzae MRE50 genome includes a region encoding these proteins:
- a CDS encoding universal stress protein, which produces MTDGSATDVIYRRLLVPTDGSEYSFNAGTHAVYLASSLGAELIILNVIDVDMAFHAGIHYAESVKTLEQAGQEAISSIEAMARERGVATRSLLVRGDPKDAILKLACEEKVDCIVMGSIGMSAIERVLIGSVSESVTRHASCPVLLVRS; this is translated from the coding sequence ATGACTGACGGCTCTGCAACTGACGTGATCTACCGGAGGCTGCTGGTCCCGACCGACGGGTCCGAGTATTCTTTCAATGCAGGCACACATGCGGTCTACCTCGCCAGTAGTCTTGGAGCGGAGCTTATCATACTGAACGTGATCGACGTGGATATGGCGTTCCATGCGGGCATCCACTATGCAGAGAGCGTTAAAACGCTGGAACAGGCCGGTCAGGAGGCGATCTCCAGCATCGAGGCGATGGCCAGGGAGCGCGGAGTAGCCACCAGAAGCCTGCTGGTCCGGGGCGACCCTAAAGATGCGATCCTGAAGCTGGCATGCGAGGAAAAGGTTGACTGTATAGTCATGGGCTCGATAGGCATGTCGGCGATCGAAAGAGTGCTGATCGGCAGCGTGTCGGAAAGCGTGACTCGCCACGCCAGTTGCCCGGTGCTGCTGGTCAGGAGCTGA
- the argB gene encoding acetylglutamate kinase — translation MELAELARLPRRKEVEGAVIVIKVGGHAMVDPAARSSIIKDIVTLRELGALPVIVHGGGPEIDAMVKRMGMTPSFVAGIRVTDDETLEIVRMVLVGNVSPDIVSLIMRHGGKGVGLLGSSGSLLIARKKPMEKVKVDGKEIMVDYGWVGDTEQVNTSILMDLLDKGYIPVISPIGYDRDGHCLNLNADTVAGDIASALKAGSLVSLTDVNGVMMDPSDKSTLLSHLTEKECEDLIERGIISRGMIPKIRSSLCVLKAGAHSVHIINGNIEHALLLELLTEKGVGTRLTLK, via the coding sequence ATGGAACTTGCAGAACTGGCCCGGCTTCCCCGGCGCAAAGAAGTCGAGGGAGCCGTCATCGTGATCAAGGTCGGCGGCCACGCGATGGTAGATCCGGCGGCCCGCAGCAGTATTATCAAGGACATCGTAACGTTGCGGGAACTTGGCGCACTGCCGGTGATCGTGCACGGCGGCGGTCCGGAGATCGATGCGATGGTGAAGCGCATGGGCATGACGCCCAGCTTCGTCGCAGGCATCCGGGTGACTGATGACGAAACCCTGGAGATCGTCCGCATGGTGCTCGTGGGAAACGTCAGCCCCGACATCGTCAGCCTGATCATGCGGCACGGTGGCAAAGGCGTGGGCCTGCTTGGCAGTTCCGGAAGCCTCCTCATTGCCCGGAAGAAGCCGATGGAGAAGGTGAAAGTTGACGGCAAAGAGATAATGGTTGACTATGGCTGGGTCGGAGATACAGAACAGGTGAATACCTCTATCCTGATGGACCTGCTGGACAAAGGGTACATCCCGGTGATCTCTCCGATCGGCTACGATCGGGACGGCCACTGCCTGAACCTGAATGCAGACACCGTGGCAGGCGATATTGCCTCGGCGCTGAAAGCCGGCAGTCTTGTGTCGCTGACAGATGTCAACGGCGTCATGATGGATCCATCAGATAAGAGCACGCTGCTGTCTCACCTGACCGAGAAAGAGTGCGAGGATCTTATCGAAAGAGGCATTATCTCCCGGGGAATGATACCGAAGATCCGGTCCAGCCTGTGCGTCCTGAAGGCAGGCGCTCATAGCGTTCACATCATCAACGGCAACATCGAGCATGCCCTGCTGCTGGAACTGCTGACCGAGAAGGGTGTCGGGACGAGGCTGACTCTAAAATGA
- a CDS encoding NAD(P)/FAD-dependent oxidoreductase, with protein sequence MIMTDTIYDVAVIGAGPAGMTAALYCGRANMSTILFGNIFDSQLAKAGSVENYPGFDSIQGIELVEKFHSQLGRYNVMQVPALISRVTHEGDTFTLVTENGEFKTNSIILATGSRYRQLNIPGEKEFSYKGVSYCAVCDGSFYKGKTVALLGHGDQAAKSAIYLAGLCREVIILSPKPERESVTYAEQLDAMPNIQIVLSSKVLAIEGDQYVERLRYTVKNGPEQVLKVDGVFIEGGTPNSVLAKEIGLDVDEKGNVAVDRPDMHTKIDGVFAAGDVTGGIHQISKAVGEGACAAVSAALYIKKKKSKK encoded by the coding sequence ATGATCATGACTGATACCATCTACGATGTGGCCGTAATCGGCGCAGGACCCGCGGGCATGACCGCAGCCCTGTACTGCGGCAGGGCGAACATGTCGACCATACTCTTCGGCAACATCTTCGACTCACAGCTGGCCAAAGCAGGCAGCGTGGAAAACTACCCGGGCTTCGACTCTATCCAGGGCATAGAGCTGGTAGAAAAATTTCACAGCCAGTTGGGCAGATATAACGTCATGCAGGTGCCGGCCCTGATCAGCAGGGTCACTCATGAGGGGGACACATTCACCCTGGTCACCGAAAATGGCGAGTTCAAAACAAACAGCATCATACTGGCCACCGGATCACGCTACCGTCAGCTGAACATCCCCGGGGAGAAAGAGTTCAGCTACAAAGGTGTCTCTTACTGTGCAGTTTGCGACGGCTCGTTCTATAAAGGCAAGACCGTGGCACTATTAGGTCACGGCGACCAGGCAGCCAAGTCTGCGATATACCTAGCAGGATTATGCAGGGAAGTTATCATACTCAGCCCCAAACCGGAGCGGGAATCCGTGACTTATGCAGAGCAACTGGACGCCATGCCCAACATCCAGATCGTCCTCAGCTCGAAGGTTCTCGCGATAGAAGGCGACCAGTACGTCGAGCGATTAAGGTATACAGTGAAAAACGGGCCCGAGCAGGTACTAAAGGTAGACGGAGTCTTCATCGAGGGAGGCACGCCCAACTCAGTGCTGGCGAAAGAGATCGGCCTCGATGTCGACGAAAAAGGCAACGTAGCCGTCGACCGCCCTGATATGCACACCAAAATAGACGGAGTCTTCGCCGCCGGAGATGTGACGGGCGGCATCCACCAGATCTCCAAGGCTGTAGGTGAAGGAGCCTGCGCTGCCGTGAGCGCTGCGTTATACATTAAGAAGAAAAAATCTAAAAAATAA
- a CDS encoding L-lactate permease: protein MDQILAFILAILPILVIFVGLVFLKKSGTLMGIVGWLLTVVLAVLFFNTTPEIAIQASIAGALASFGISLMVLFTILQVTMMDVTGAIKSITQFIKSIAAERYEQIMILNVGLGTFLVAIGATPVTMLPPIMIALGFSPVAAVALPCLGYDPLTSFSLLAVPITLPAQVFGFDVLPWAMNISLFLPVVSTGLALGMLWVADGIQGLKKGMIPALVAGLTLGLSTIVFVRILPDVKLVGVSAGLCAIVMLLLLRIVQGKPILLKKEERKKIAADGGSMMPLWKAVAPWAVLVVFCVFISIPVVTTILHDATNSFNYIDIAAGKPGDMKWLAQAYTWVLVSTIITAPLLLRTKAEAVNVLKLWIKRAWSPTLAAMVFFAIAYVMDWSARSVSGNGLTAASDMNMNVVIGATLAAYLGVMAFPLVSPMLGLFGGFVSGSEASSNVMFHGILSKATNMLGLDFMQVYAAHAVSGGIASGIAVAKIVNAAAVIDKIGIEGEVIRKSAAVIFLLTIVVGLMLSAWIVLF from the coding sequence ATGGACCAGATTCTGGCATTTATACTGGCAATCTTACCTATCCTGGTAATCTTCGTAGGGCTCGTGTTCCTTAAAAAATCGGGGACACTCATGGGCATCGTCGGCTGGCTGCTGACTGTCGTACTGGCGGTGCTGTTCTTCAACACTACCCCGGAGATAGCGATCCAGGCTTCAATTGCAGGTGCTCTGGCATCGTTCGGCATATCTCTCATGGTGCTGTTCACGATCCTTCAGGTAACGATGATGGACGTAACTGGCGCTATTAAAAGCATCACTCAGTTCATCAAGTCGATCGCAGCAGAGCGGTACGAACAGATCATGATCCTGAACGTAGGCCTCGGTACCTTTCTCGTAGCCATCGGAGCAACACCAGTGACTATGCTGCCACCCATCATGATCGCCCTGGGCTTTTCGCCGGTAGCAGCCGTCGCGTTACCCTGTCTGGGCTATGATCCGCTCACTTCTTTCTCGCTCCTCGCAGTACCTATCACACTTCCGGCTCAGGTCTTCGGCTTCGACGTGCTGCCCTGGGCCATGAACATTTCGCTGTTCCTGCCGGTCGTATCCACCGGCCTGGCGCTGGGCATGCTCTGGGTGGCAGACGGCATCCAGGGCCTAAAGAAAGGCATGATCCCGGCGCTTGTGGCAGGCCTGACTCTCGGGCTGTCCACTATCGTTTTCGTGAGGATCCTGCCAGACGTCAAGCTGGTCGGAGTCAGCGCCGGCCTCTGCGCCATTGTCATGCTGCTGCTTCTCAGGATTGTACAGGGTAAGCCCATCCTGCTGAAGAAAGAGGAGCGGAAAAAGATCGCTGCAGATGGCGGCTCCATGATGCCGCTCTGGAAAGCAGTTGCTCCATGGGCTGTCCTTGTGGTCTTCTGCGTATTTATCAGCATACCTGTGGTCACTACCATCCTGCACGACGCCACCAACTCGTTTAACTACATCGACATCGCCGCAGGGAAACCCGGCGACATGAAATGGCTGGCACAGGCTTACACCTGGGTGCTGGTCAGCACGATCATCACTGCACCCCTGCTCCTGAGAACGAAGGCGGAGGCGGTCAACGTATTAAAGCTCTGGATCAAGCGTGCCTGGAGCCCGACTCTGGCTGCGATGGTCTTCTTCGCCATCGCCTACGTCATGGACTGGTCCGCCCGCAGCGTATCCGGTAATGGCCTTACTGCAGCGTCCGACATGAACATGAACGTCGTCATCGGCGCTACTCTGGCCGCCTACCTCGGAGTCATGGCTTTCCCGCTGGTCAGCCCCATGCTAGGCCTGTTCGGCGGCTTCGTCAGCGGCAGCGAAGCATCCTCTAACGTGATGTTCCACGGCATCCTGAGCAAGGCTACAAATATGCTGGGCCTTGACTTCATGCAGGTCTACGCAGCCCACGCAGTCTCGGGTGGTATCGCCTCTGGCATTGCGGTCGCCAAGATCGTCAACGCAGCGGCCGTCATCGACAAGATCGGTATCGAAGGGGAGGTCATAAGAAAATCTGCGGCCGTCATCTTCCTCCTGACCATCGTAGTCGGGTTAATGCTGTCCGCGTGGATCGTGCTCTTCTGA
- a CDS encoding E2/UBC family protein: MTITVGGRKVKVPETTSTGEIRTIVGLERGHILARSTGSANQIVHGEIKVREGDAFVVGRSFTKGSMDDSRLTKELERLSSFFDLEVDRTLNWVLIRGYGLPEGYNRNSTDILFNVSGFPYLPPASIFGVYMETGLEYKNQRLPNYYEALTRNMFGRTWAWFCTGHMSWNSTKDDLLTFLVTLDLMLADPLNESAGETHIDIRNP; the protein is encoded by the coding sequence GTGACGATTACGGTCGGCGGCAGGAAAGTAAAGGTACCTGAAACGACGAGCACAGGGGAAATACGTACTATCGTGGGACTGGAAAGAGGCCATATACTCGCCAGATCAACGGGCAGTGCGAACCAGATTGTGCACGGCGAGATCAAGGTACGTGAGGGAGACGCATTTGTCGTCGGCCGATCGTTTACCAAAGGCTCGATGGACGATTCCCGCCTTACAAAAGAGCTGGAACGTCTATCCTCCTTTTTTGACCTTGAAGTGGACAGGACGCTCAACTGGGTTCTGATCCGGGGCTACGGGCTGCCGGAAGGCTACAACAGGAACAGTACGGACATACTGTTCAACGTGAGCGGCTTTCCGTACTTACCCCCGGCAAGCATTTTCGGGGTATACATGGAAACCGGCCTCGAATATAAGAATCAGCGGCTTCCGAACTACTACGAGGCGCTCACCCGCAACATGTTTGGGCGAACCTGGGCATGGTTTTGCACCGGCCACATGTCATGGAATTCGACAAAGGATGACCTGCTGACATTTCTGGTCACCCTGGACCTGATGCTGGCCGACCCGCTCAACGAGTCCGCAGGAGAGACTCATATTGACATCAGAAACCCGTAA
- a CDS encoding HesA/MoeB/ThiF family protein produces MTSETRKFRVATSKKQRKSGKSFKIIFPASIYDQITGQFKAMEAQKLEGYALAMCGLKTDLSDNSHTYLVKKVFIPEKGNLIEHSSVSVTPSGEYLEKVLAEAGESNSAIIEIHTHVDAPAPSFSSVDLENGIDNGRFLKSCRIRFGMIVMGSEGLSALEYDGDSDSLRVPEKASIAVMTRHGLKTVLPVQKPGATEPLAEVYDRQVRLWGSQSQRRIEATTAGIVGLGGTGSVVLQILSRIGVKKFVLVDPDDIEESNLSRLPYAISTDVGKKKVKVAAAHLKKVNKNAEITSLAGPVADFKDKLKACTVIFGCVDNDLARLTLNEISLRYFIPLIDTGTEIFVTEGSLDEMGGQVRVVIPSVTGCLECGGLIDKEQAAMSMLSQEERNILAAAGYVRGTDLTPAPAVMTLNAIIASLAVQEFVDMMTERGRPDYSYLIYSGRSPIIDRLSLERCDTCPNCGSRGILGAGEEKKQSRACLKMISEEPGTP; encoded by the coding sequence TTGACATCAGAAACCCGTAAGTTCCGCGTGGCCACCTCCAAAAAGCAGCGTAAGAGTGGTAAAAGTTTCAAGATCATCTTCCCGGCCAGCATCTATGACCAGATCACAGGACAGTTTAAAGCGATGGAGGCACAAAAACTCGAAGGCTATGCTCTGGCCATGTGCGGGCTAAAAACGGACCTGTCAGATAATTCTCATACGTACCTGGTAAAAAAGGTCTTTATTCCGGAAAAGGGAAACCTGATCGAGCATTCCAGCGTGAGCGTAACGCCTTCAGGCGAGTACCTTGAGAAAGTGCTCGCCGAGGCAGGGGAGAGCAATAGCGCGATTATAGAAATCCACACCCACGTGGATGCACCGGCACCAAGCTTTTCATCGGTCGATCTCGAAAACGGGATCGATAACGGGCGGTTCCTGAAATCGTGCAGGATACGGTTCGGCATGATTGTAATGGGGTCCGAAGGGCTGTCAGCGCTGGAATACGACGGGGATTCCGATTCCCTCAGAGTGCCGGAAAAAGCCTCGATAGCGGTCATGACCAGGCACGGCCTAAAAACTGTTTTGCCGGTACAAAAACCCGGGGCAACCGAACCACTGGCAGAAGTATATGACAGACAGGTGAGGCTCTGGGGAAGTCAGAGCCAGCGCAGGATCGAAGCGACGACTGCAGGCATAGTCGGCCTCGGAGGTACTGGTTCCGTAGTCTTGCAGATTCTGTCAAGGATAGGCGTGAAAAAGTTCGTCCTCGTAGACCCTGACGATATTGAGGAATCGAACCTCAGCAGGCTTCCTTACGCGATAAGTACAGACGTGGGGAAAAAGAAAGTAAAGGTAGCCGCAGCCCACCTGAAGAAGGTGAACAAGAACGCGGAAATTACATCTCTGGCAGGCCCTGTTGCCGACTTTAAGGATAAGCTGAAAGCCTGTACAGTGATCTTCGGCTGTGTTGATAATGATCTGGCGCGCCTCACGCTGAACGAGATCTCGTTGCGCTATTTCATACCTTTGATAGATACAGGCACAGAGATATTCGTAACTGAGGGTAGCCTGGACGAGATGGGCGGTCAGGTACGCGTAGTAATCCCATCAGTCACAGGCTGCCTGGAATGCGGAGGCTTAATCGACAAGGAACAGGCGGCAATGAGCATGCTCAGCCAGGAAGAAAGAAATATCCTGGCTGCCGCCGGTTATGTCAGGGGCACGGATTTGACGCCTGCTCCCGCCGTGATGACACTGAACGCCATAATAGCATCACTGGCAGTACAGGAATTTGTAGACATGATGACAGAAAGGGGCCGGCCTGATTACAGCTACCTGATATACAGCGGGAGATCCCCGATCATCGACAGACTGAGCCTCGAAAGGTGCGATACCTGCCCCAACTGCGGAAGCAGGGGCATACTTGGCGCCGGGGAAGAAAAAAAGCAAAGCAGGGCATGTTTAAAGATGATAAGCGAAGAGCCCGGGACGCCATGA
- a CDS encoding DUF5788 family protein, protein MKEDRLLSKIERDNYIIRLQKEFASTGATIPDSVAIDGKTIRLRTYVFEILKKKGNLTPEEQEEADRTAALLQKKRRELVSTIATAQDMTQREAEELFNTILGIDRALDTLYRIHEPRSSAQEEAKKAKVQDGRRWLNLVKKIYSRGDEKAPRERS, encoded by the coding sequence ATGAAAGAAGACAGGCTGTTATCAAAAATCGAAAGAGACAACTATATCATCAGACTGCAGAAGGAATTTGCATCCACGGGTGCGACAATACCTGATAGTGTAGCGATAGATGGAAAAACGATCAGGCTCAGAACATACGTTTTCGAAATACTCAAGAAAAAGGGCAACCTCACGCCCGAAGAGCAGGAAGAAGCAGACAGGACTGCAGCCCTGCTCCAGAAAAAACGCAGGGAACTGGTAAGCACAATAGCTACCGCACAGGATATGACACAGCGGGAAGCTGAAGAGCTGTTTAATACTATACTGGGAATAGACAGGGCACTGGATACCCTTTATAGAATCCACGAGCCCAGGTCATCGGCCCAGGAAGAAGCCAAAAAAGCCAAAGTTCAGGACGGCCGAAGGTGGCTCAACCTGGTGAAAAAAATCTATTCCAGGGGCGACGAAAAGGCGCCGAGGGAAAGATCATGA
- a CDS encoding YkgJ family cysteine cluster protein, whose translation MNGKKRTGSCKQCGNCCRDFIIDVQIASVTDFEFTDYLQWINCHQNVQASIKDFRARTVELQIKNQCKYLVDNGDGKFSCAIQDRKPEICKRYPDDDYAAETGWDCGYSFEDA comes from the coding sequence ATGAATGGAAAAAAGAGAACTGGTAGCTGTAAGCAGTGCGGCAACTGCTGCAGGGACTTCATCATCGACGTACAGATTGCCAGCGTGACGGACTTCGAATTTACAGACTACCTGCAGTGGATCAACTGCCACCAGAATGTGCAGGCCAGCATCAAAGACTTCAGAGCCCGCACCGTGGAACTCCAGATCAAAAACCAGTGCAAATACCTGGTGGATAACGGAGACGGCAAGTTTTCCTGCGCGATACAGGATCGAAAGCCCGAGATCTGCAAGAGGTATCCTGACGACGACTATGCTGCTGAGACAGGCTGGGACTGCGGGTACAGTTTTGAAGATGCCTGA
- the yciH gene encoding translation initiation factor: MEICNKCGLPQDICICEDLAKEGQKIYISTNTRRFKKLTTVIDGIDNKNVNIKELAQKLKTKFACGGTIKDGRIELQGDHREGVRNLLISYGFSKDLIEIK, from the coding sequence ATGGAAATATGCAACAAATGTGGATTACCGCAAGATATTTGCATCTGCGAAGACCTTGCCAAGGAAGGACAAAAGATCTATATTTCGACGAACACCAGGCGTTTTAAGAAACTGACCACAGTGATCGACGGTATAGATAATAAAAACGTGAACATAAAAGAACTGGCTCAGAAGCTGAAGACCAAGTTCGCCTGCGGCGGCACCATCAAGGATGGCCGGATCGAGCTACAGGGCGATCACAGGGAAGGTGTCAGGAATCTTCTGATCAGCTACGGGTTCTCCAAAGACCTCATCGAGATCAAATAA
- a CDS encoding transposase: MEDLSEKLFFSSDQLFVFLGRMSIEEITCGVNLLLYHSFKLLWKRAVQYCPDIVDSPVLLAIDTTDKRYYGVDNEYVHRTLKMEGRKKKRVSVLRYASISIVAKNFKFTLGVTPKKRDEPLDRVVERLLKLVPEELSVFAVLMDKGFYLSSVMKTVDKQGYKYIIPVKQYGSMSLLYRLLELTGVSHWKYTMRGGESLEYTYDVYLEDLGIEAYCGFATNLPVTRMSFTILAEAYTNRWNIENGYKETKEYTIKTNSRNHGYRTLVFGLSHLILNLHGIMKKTHQKAKITVNQMKNMLKQFLERILQLPKRPDNMISKHLKVAW; the protein is encoded by the coding sequence ATGGAGGATTTGTCTGAAAAATTGTTTTTCAGCAGCGATCAACTCTTTGTATTCTTGGGGCGGATGAGTATTGAAGAGATCACTTGCGGGGTGAACCTGCTTCTGTATCATTCTTTCAAGTTGTTATGGAAAAGAGCGGTTCAGTATTGTCCGGATATCGTGGATTCACCGGTCCTCTTGGCTATTGATACTACGGATAAACGGTATTATGGAGTCGATAATGAATATGTGCATCGTACTTTGAAGATGGAGGGGCGGAAGAAGAAACGGGTTAGTGTTCTCCGGTATGCCTCGATCAGTATCGTGGCGAAGAACTTTAAATTCACTTTGGGGGTTACGCCTAAAAAGAGGGATGAACCCCTGGACCGGGTGGTGGAACGACTTTTAAAGTTGGTCCCGGAGGAACTCAGTGTTTTCGCAGTGCTCATGGATAAAGGATTCTACCTGAGCAGTGTTATGAAAACAGTGGACAAGCAGGGTTACAAGTACATTATACCGGTGAAACAGTATGGTAGCATGTCCCTCCTGTACCGGTTGTTAGAGCTTACCGGAGTGTCTCATTGGAAGTACACGATGCGTGGTGGGGAGTCTTTGGAGTACACGTATGACGTGTACCTCGAGGATCTTGGAATTGAAGCGTACTGTGGCTTCGCTACCAACCTCCCGGTAACCAGGATGAGTTTCACAATTCTTGCTGAAGCGTACACTAACCGTTGGAATATCGAGAACGGGTATAAAGAGACTAAGGAGTACACGATAAAAACAAACAGTCGGAATCACGGTTACCGCACCTTAGTATTCGGTTTAAGCCACCTAATCCTGAACCTGCACGGCATCATGAAAAAGACACATCAAAAAGCAAAGATCACTGTTAACCAGATGAAAAACATGCTGAAACAATTTTTGGAAAGAATTTTACAACTACCTAAGAGACCAGACAACATGATCTCAAAACACCTAAAAGTTGCCTGGTAA
- a CDS encoding cation:proton antiporter, which translates to MLLVGKILGDLVKRLGFSPLIGQMLAGIILGPMLLNLVPINHEIELLTTLGILFMMFYMGLSIDIEKVMGQNVYGFVVLSVFGGTLTFFVTATVTALLGFSLNTVLLVGISFISTSTAIGFMVLNEIGDIRSKVYKTVIAVGISDDIYAIVALALFTSYLTTGVDIRSAFMLFLLVLGFIIMVLGFGKSITSKLINYARRTQDDQSIIAFSIILLFLVAFLSQSVGIASVTGAFLAGTILARSPLSFKVITPKIEAITEGFFVPLFFVITGVRINIFEILSSESVDLMIASIPIDVVLFLGLLMAVMVSKYVGTYLATTFMGGYKDSDHHKMAISMMPMGEYTLVIGQIGLITYIGGAPILGESTYSVLALIVLVSSIIVPIMLRAAYGK; encoded by the coding sequence ATGTTATTAGTCGGCAAAATACTGGGCGACTTAGTGAAGCGGCTAGGCTTCTCGCCGCTCATCGGCCAGATGCTGGCGGGTATTATTCTCGGTCCTATGCTGCTCAACCTTGTCCCAATCAATCACGAGATTGAGTTGCTGACCACCCTTGGCATTCTCTTCATGATGTTTTACATGGGCCTCTCGATCGACATCGAGAAAGTCATGGGCCAAAACGTCTACGGGTTCGTGGTGCTGTCAGTATTTGGAGGCACGCTCACCTTTTTTGTCACAGCTACAGTGACCGCATTATTAGGTTTCTCCCTCAATACCGTATTACTCGTAGGGATCTCCTTCATCTCAACCTCGACGGCCATCGGCTTCATGGTCCTGAACGAAATCGGGGACATTCGCAGCAAAGTCTATAAAACCGTCATCGCCGTGGGCATCTCTGACGACATCTACGCGATAGTTGCGCTGGCGCTCTTCACTTCGTATCTGACTACCGGTGTGGACATCAGATCAGCCTTTATGCTCTTCCTCCTCGTGCTCGGCTTCATCATCATGGTGCTCGGCTTCGGCAAGTCGATAACGAGCAAGCTTATCAACTATGCCCGGAGGACTCAGGATGACCAGTCTATCATCGCGTTTTCGATCATACTGCTCTTCCTCGTGGCGTTCCTGAGCCAGAGCGTGGGGATTGCTTCAGTAACCGGAGCTTTCCTGGCTGGCACCATTCTGGCCAGGTCACCACTGTCCTTCAAAGTGATCACGCCGAAGATCGAGGCTATTACCGAAGGCTTTTTCGTGCCTCTCTTCTTCGTCATCACCGGCGTCAGGATCAACATCTTCGAAATCCTGTCCTCGGAGAGCGTGGACCTGATGATAGCGAGCATACCGATCGACGTCGTGCTCTTCCTCGGGCTGCTGATGGCAGTCATGGTCAGCAAATATGTCGGCACTTACCTGGCGACGACCTTCATGGGCGGCTATAAAGATTCGGATCATCATAAAATGGCCATATCCATGATGCCTATGGGAGAATACACCCTCGTCATCGGGCAGATTGGCTTAATTACGTACATCGGCGGAGCGCCTATCCTGGGTGAGTCGACTTACTCGGTACTGGCCTTGATTGTGCTGGTATCGTCGATCATAGTGCCTATCATGCTCAGGGCAGCATACGGGAAGTAA
- a CDS encoding TIM barrel protein: MIRIGIAGIPHGAKGKGTEAGIRYLRELGLDAMEIQFGRNVYMTPESAKSVAPVAMEERVELSVHAPYYVNLSSKTEKTIEKSKDWIIKSARVAAAAGASMVTVHAAREENPDLVIAGFREIVSALAKEHISVPLGLETMGDLGEFGSVDDVLEVVRKVPGTSIVIDFAHIYARTDGGLKSVEDFSAVLDRVAKSGINHYHIHFSGIEHKNCREIRHLPLDGKPDFSLLAKALVECKIDATVICESPLLEEDALKMKQIIGSLEA; this comes from the coding sequence ATGATCAGGATCGGCATTGCAGGCATCCCTCACGGGGCGAAGGGAAAAGGGACTGAAGCGGGTATCAGGTATCTGCGAGAGCTTGGCCTGGATGCCATGGAGATCCAGTTCGGGAGGAACGTTTATATGACCCCCGAATCGGCAAAGTCTGTAGCTCCTGTGGCAATGGAAGAGCGAGTCGAGCTATCTGTCCATGCCCCGTATTACGTGAACCTGTCCAGCAAGACGGAGAAGACGATCGAGAAAAGCAAGGACTGGATTATAAAGTCGGCCCGGGTGGCGGCTGCTGCTGGCGCTTCGATGGTGACGGTCCACGCCGCGAGGGAAGAGAATCCGGACCTGGTGATAGCCGGCTTCAGGGAGATCGTTTCAGCACTGGCAAAAGAGCATATCTCCGTGCCTCTGGGGCTGGAGACAATGGGCGATCTCGGGGAGTTCGGCAGCGTTGACGATGTCCTCGAAGTCGTACGAAAGGTTCCGGGTACCAGTATCGTGATCGATTTTGCGCACATATACGCAAGGACCGACGGCGGTCTGAAGTCGGTCGAGGACTTTTCTGCTGTGCTGGACAGGGTGGCAAAGTCTGGTATCAACCATTATCACATCCATTTCTCCGGCATCGAGCACAAGAACTGCCGGGAAATACGGCATTTGCCTCTCGACGGTAAGCCGGATTTCTCGCTGCTGGCGAAGGCACTGGTAGAGTGTAAAATTGATGCAACTGTCATTTGCGAGTCGCCTCTGCTTGAGGAAGACGCGCTGAAGATGAAGCAGATTATCGGGTCGCTCGAGGCGTGA